The genomic window CGTTAGGGGATAAGGAAAAACTGGTGTTATGGTTTTTTCTTGAGCCAAATAAACTTTGTTTTTTTTCAACATTGGTTTTAAAGACAACAGTTTTAGTATAAGCTTTTGAGTCTAAATTTAAGGTATGGCAGTACAGGATACGCTCGTCTTTTTTTGGTGCATACACAGTAAATAATTTGAGTTGATTGTTGTAAAACAAATCGCCTACATGTTTTTCCTTTCGGTCAATTTTCACATCTTTTGAGTCTGTTTTTTTGAGCTTGACATCAAAAATGTCAAATAGAAAATTTCTTTTACTACTTCTAACAATTGCTGTTTTTCCAGAGTCTGAAGTATAGATAGCAATCACCTCGTCAGATTTAACTTTGTCTTTGTATTCTGCGCTTTCGCTTACTTTTAGGTTAGTGGCGGATTGTGCTAAGACATAATTTGAAATTGTCAATACACAAATGATGAATAGTTTTTTCATGAGTTTATGTTTATTTAGAGGGTATGTATTTCCGTTTTGAACTTTTGTTACCTCATTTCTTCTTTTTTTCTAAATACCATATTTATTCTGTATTTAGCTTGACTTCCAAAAACTTCTATGTCGTCACCTCCACCCACGCCAAGAGATCCAGCGGATGCATTATAAGAATCTACATATTCAAAGCCTAGTTTAGACATTGCATTCAGTAAATCCGTCTGATTTCTTATTTTAAGTTTTTTTCTATTTTGAAGTAATGATTCCAATTCGCTTAAAACATCAGCATACTTAGATTTTTTGTAATCAATTGAAATGTCAATTCCTCCTAAAAGTTTTGTGTTTTCAGACGTAACCACAATGTACTCTGGGAGTTGTTCTACATTAACAGAAGAACGGGTTTCTGATGTTAATTCTTGGGCTCCTAATCCAGATGAGAGGATCAGAATAATGACGAGTAATACATTTGTTTTCATTTTTTTCATAGTTTTTGTTTTTATTGTTTTTATCTCAAGTCTTTCTCAACCATTTCTAACAATACGTGAATATTTTTTTCCAATTCAACGTAAATTTCCTCATGGAGTGTGCTTCCAGTTACTAAATATATGATCAACAAATTTTCAAAATGTTGAGATTTTAAAAGTAATTTGTTGCTGTTGTTTTTTTTAGACGTAATAGCTTTTGCCCATTCTGAGAGTCCTTCGTCATCCATTAAAGTCCTGATGTCACCATGTTCTAGAATACAATTTTTAATTGCTTGCCTTATGGAGTGAAATTCCTGTTCTTCCCTCCTTACATTCGTCATAATTCCATCCCAAGATGAAATTTTATTTTTTATTTTTTTACTTGAAATATCGATGATCCCGCCGGAGTTTAATAATTCAGTAAACACTCCATTTTCGTAATTCAATACAATCTCGTTAGAAAATGCTTGATTCAATAAATGAGAAAGTTTTTTTTCATCCAACAGATGAAATTCTCTATTAATTAACCTAACAAGATTTCTTTGCCCTTCTAAAGAAAGGGTCAATTTTTTCTTTTCCAGCTCAATGATTTTGAGATTATTCGTGAGTTCATTTTTAATTGAAATCAAATATTCTTGTTCCCTTTCCTCTGTTTTGTTTTTTTCATTTATATTATTTATTTGTAGGGCAATTAATATACCAATTACAAGTAATATAATTTCTCCTATCGCATAAATAATATAGTTTGAAACTTTATTTTCAGAGACCAGTTTTTGTCGTGCTTTTCTAAGAATTTTAGTCATTTGCTTTTCTAGATATTTTTTGTTTTAATAAAACCAAGGCACTTTGCGCCGCTTCGATACCTCCTTTTTGATTTTGTCCTGTTACAATGAGATGCTTTTTATCGACGACGATGTGACTTTTGAACATATCAATCAGCCCACTTTTATATTCATAGTTTGCATTTGCATTTTTCAATTCTGTTTCAGGGTGTTTTGGTGTATTTCCGACCATTAGTTCTTTTAATTGTTTATTTGTCACTGCTGTGATGTTTACATTTTCAACCAGCGCAGACCCATCTGGTTTTGTGGCGCCAATAAAACCCAATGCTCCATGACAAACGGCTCCTAAGACTGTTTTGGAGGCGTAAGCTTGACTAATGATAAATCCTAATTTATCAGATTGTGCAAAGTCATAAGCGGCACCCCAACCTCCCGATAAAAACACAATATCATAATCCTCTATATTGATCTCCGAAATAGATTTTGAATGGCTCACCTTTTCCTGAAACACAGGGTCTTTCAAAAACCGACGGTCTTCTTTGGTGCGGACGAGGGGTTGTAGGGATAGTTTTTCTATCGGTATTTTGCCTCCTTTTATACTTGAAATGTCCACCTCCATCTGGGCGTCTAAAAATGTATAATAAGCCTCGGTCATTTCTGAGGCATACACGCCAGTGGGCTTTCCTACCTTTAATAATGTAGCGGTTTTTTGGTCAATCTTATCTAGTGTGGCTTGGCTTGTTGTGATGATGACCGCTTTATAACCTTTTAAGTTATACGCTTTTCTACTCACATTCGATTTGTGTGGTAATTTCATGTGTTTTAATTTTTATTGTTTTTTTCCACTCGTAAAACCGTCTCCATCTTACGGCCTCTCGCTAATTCATCGACTAGCTTGTCTAAATACCGCACTTTTGTGTTAATGGATTTTCGATTTCTTCAATTCTGTAACCACAAATCGCGCCCCTGATCAGTTGTGCATTTGGGTTTAAAGAAGCGTTCTGAAAGAAATCTTCAAAAGTCACCTTTTCTTTTATGAGCGTTTCTATTCTAGGTTCATCATATCCTGTCAACCAAGTAATCACCTGATGCAACTCTTCTTTGGTTCTTCTTTTTTTTTTCAACTTTTGTAACATAATGAGGATATACGGAGGCAAAAATCATGTTTGCAATCCGTGCATCATGATGGCTTGTTGTACTCATGCCGTTTGTTTTACTAGTTATATTTACGTCTATTCAAAGCCTTTTGAAATCACCCCTTCTGCGAGTTTTCCTTGGGGTGTAAAATCTAAATTCAGAGTACTATCACTCTCTGAATAATCACTTCTTAATTGCCAAATATGGACGCCTTCAAACCAGTCTTTGTCCCAAACTTGACTAAAAAATGCTTTGTAGCAATTGGCTTGTGTCTCATAAGAAACGAGGTCTTTAGGGTTGGAATAATTTTCTATCCACTCCCATGGTTTTATGGCACTGTCCGCAGTACTTTTATACCCCATCTCTGTAAAGAGAATCTTTCGATTGTATTTTTTATGAACCTGTTCTATAGAAAGGAGGTGTTTTTGCCATCCTTCAGAGATTTGTTCCACACTCGGATAGGTGTTTTTTGTCAATGGAAAATACGCTTGAATTCCGATGTAATCTAAGTCTTTCCAAAACGTAATTTTTTCAAACTCGTTTCTCCAGTTAGCAGCATAGGTGAGTTTGCCAGAATATATGTGTCTGATATCTTTTATAAGAGTCTCCCAAAATTCAGATTTCTCTGCGGTTAAGCGTGACAATTCTGTCCCAATACAAAACAATTCGACATTGTTTTTTTTAGCAATTTTAGCATAGAATAATATAAACTTTCGATAATTCTTTTGCCACAAATCCCAATTGTCTTCATTGGTTGGAAAAATATCAGAACGCCATTTTCCTTCCGAGGGGTTGTGCATCCAAATGTGGGGTTTCAGAAACACCTTTAACCCCAGTGCATGTGCAACCTGTATTTGATGACTCCAAACCGAATCTCTACGATCGAGTTCCAAACGGTTTCCTCTATGATAAACGAGATTAGGACTGTCCTCGTTTTTTTGTCCACTGTACGGAACTATCGTAATCCAATTGTAATTATTTTTCACAAAAGGCTGTAAGTTTGTAGCATTAAGAGACCCAAACACATGCGCCCCTTTTTGTTTGTCATTGGACTGATCTGAGCTGGAAATGAAACCGATTGAAAACACTATTAAAAACCCTGCGATTGCGATTTGCAAAAGGGTTCTAAATTGTGATTGTTTTACGTTTTTGCGTTTCATTTTAGATTAATTTTATTACAATATTTGTGTATTTTTCACCTTTAGGAGTTCAAAAGAATCCAGTAAACAGTGGCACTCAAAATGGCTGCAATTGGCAACGTTAACAACCATGATAATAGAATGTTTTTCACCACTTTAAAGTCTGCTTTTTTTGTCACAGTTCCTATGCCAAAAATGGAGCCTACAGATACGTGTGTTGTTGAAACGGGCAGTCCGTGAATACTGGCAGTCGTGACCAACAGCCCCGTAATCAAATTGGCTGTAAATCCTTGTCCACTATTCATTGGAGTGATCTTTTTACTCATGAGTTCTCCTACTTTTTTGGCGTTTAATAATCCGCCTAGCGCCATGGTAATTGCAACAGCACTCATTCCCCATTTAATATCTAAGGTGTTTATGACGATGAGGAGTCCCACAATCTTTGGAGTGTCATTTAATCCTCTAGCAAAACTTACAATTCCTGCACTTATGTAATGTGCGAAGTCTAACATTTTTTGCGAATTTATCCCAATGAATTCCCCACTGTAAGTTTCCATGCATTCCTTTTCATTCAAGATTTTTATAGTCTTTTGAGGCTCTGACCCTACAGTCAAGAACTCATTTGTATTTACAGTTTTTACAACGGGAATTTTTTCGGATCCAATACAAATGCAGCTCTGTTTGGTGACGCCTAGCGCAACTCTTAGTTTCCGAAAAAGAAGGTAGGCTAATAAGCTTAGTATTGCCGCCATAAGTGGACTGACAATTAAAGGCATTAAAAACGTACTCCCTAATTTAGCAAAATTAAATGCGGTTCCTACGGCAACCAAACCACTGCCAAACAAAGCGCCTACCAATGCGTGCGTTGTTGAGATAGGCATTCCAATTTTTGTAGCGATAAACACTGTTAGAGCGGCTCCTAAAGCGATTGAAATCGCAAATTCAGGAGATTGAATTAAAGTGTCTGGAACCAATCCTTTCCCAGAGAAATTCTTAACAAGTTTGCCTGCTAAAAAAATAGCTGCAATCGACCCAGCAAAAGTGGTGACTGTTGCCCAAGCTATTGCCTTTTTATAATTAGTTGTACCACTGCCAAACAAGGTTGCAACGCCTTTAAAGTTGTCATTTGCACCATTGCTATAAGCCAGAAAACAAGCGGCTATAAAAAGAATAATTAAAATCATAAGGTATATTTAAGAATGAGGGTTTGAATTAGATTAAAACGCAGGTAGTACCACACCCTTTGGGTATGAACATATCAGAGCTGCGAGTCGGAACTGTGACTCATATTTGGGCAATACGAGTCAAGGATTTAGATATAGTTTTGGTTTTGTAGTCTTCTTCTATTCTGCGATGGGTAATAAGTCACAAAACCAGAACCCAATTGTGCCATTATCAGTAAGCTGATCATCTTGTTTAGGTGCTTTATATTCTCTGAGAATTTTATCACCTATATTAAATTTTATTGGTTTTTTGAAAATTGGTCCGTCATAACAAAATGTATGAAACTCCCCATTTTCACCACAGGGATCAACGTTTTTAGGTAGGTCGTTTATGAAATCTTCGTCGATTTCTCTTCCTACGAATGACTTGTCTAACAAATCAGATTTAATACAAATGACAATAGCCTTGAAACCAAGTTTTATGAATTCATTGATTATTGTTTTTGTATCTCTTTTCCAAAGAGGGAAATGACAGCGAATGCCAAACGGTTTTAATTTTTCCTCCCTAAAAATTCTAAGATCTTCCAAATAGATATCGCCAAAACCGCAATCGGAATACCCGTCAGATTTTAATTTCATGACCGTACAACTCATGATCTGGTTATAATCTTCCATTGAAGGTTCTTCTGGCAGTTCAACAGTTGTTACAGGAATTCCAATAGATTTAATTTGTTGCTCCAATAATTCCCGTCGGAGTCCATGCATGGTCACTCGATCATGATGCGCATTTATAGAGGTAAGTAATCTTTCAATCGAATAGATTCCTTCCCTTTGCATGTGATAAAATGCCAAAGAGGCATCTTTTCCAGAGCTCCAATTAAAATATGTTTTTAGCTTTTGAGTCATGGGGGTAGCGACCTAAAGTGATTTCGGTTTTTGGTGGTAGCACCTATCTAATGTGAATAACGAAACAATACAGTAGATTGGCTATTCTATAATTTCGTAGTCAATACTTAGTTTACGCAAAGCTCTTAAAGCAGAGCCAGAATTTTTATCGTCGACCTCTATATCTACAGCGTCTCCTTCAAGAATTATACCTGTAAGTTCATTCGCTAAGGAACCACTAATGTCAGATGAAATTTCTGCAATACATTTGGCAATTGCTCTTCGGTCTGGTCTCTGAGCATCACAAGATAATAAGTTTAATTTCATAATTTAATCTAACTTTTGATAAAGCACTAAATTACGTAATTATTTCTAATAGACGATTGGCACTTGTTTGAACTATTGAAATATTATTTTTTTTCACTCAATTCTTTCACTTTCAGAGCCCAACTATTTAATATATCTTTTTGAGTTTCAAAATCATCATTAGAGTATGGACCACAAACAATTTTTAATTCTGTCGATTTTGATTGTTCATTATCTAACAGAAGAAATTTTGCAACATATTGAGAATCGCCTAATTCAGAATCAATTTGAATGTAATGATTGCCATATAAATTTGCTGCGAATTCTGAAGTGATCACTCCGCCATTCAGATATCTAAAATTAACTTTTGATGAATCATTCCAACTGGGTATTGGCGTATGATCTTTATCAAAGATCACTTCCAAAACTTCGTAATATTGGGGATTGGTAAGCACCTCCCAAATTTTATTTTGAGGAGCATCTATTTGGACAGACTGCATTACAAAGCGGGTAGGAGATAGAGATTCAATCTCAGCATCCAAAAGAAATCGAACCTCATTTAAGCGCGCACTTCCATTTCCGCCATTTAAATATCTAAACCCAACAACAGAATCTTCTGCAATTTTCACCGCTTGTATTACAATTATAAGCTCTTCTTTTTTTGAATTTTCATTGTAGTATCGCCCCAATTTAGGCATCTTCATATCCAAAGGTTTTGCGTTTGGATGTTTTTTTTGATCAACAAAAATTAAGGACGTCCCATTTTGAGTTTCTTCTTTGCTTGGTAAACGTCCATTTACTACGTTTACATTTTTCCAGTTGCGAATGTTTACTGCTGGAAATCCATTAAGATTATCAGGGCAATACCAACCCCCATAATTATGCGGCTTCTGCTTTGCGGTAATCACTTTTTCTATCGATTTTTCTACCTTATTGTTTTCAATAGTTTTGTTGTTTTCTAAACAAGACATAAATGTAACAAGACAGAGTAGGAGCAGTATTTTAAGAATATTGTTTTTCATGTGTTTATTGTTTTTAAGGGTCACACTTCAACTGCGCCTACCTTGGGTAGGCAAGCCTGTATGCCGATAGGCAGGCTCATTGCAAGTTTGGTACATCTATTTAATCATTTTCTTGGGTGTCAAGTTTTAATTAAGGGTACTTTATGTATAGTTGAGCGGCAGTTAAAGTACTAAATTACATAATTATTTTCAGACCGAGTTGTTCGTTATTTTTTATTTAATTTCATCAATTAATCGGATGTTATAGAACTCAATTTTAGTTAGAAATTCATCTACATTTTCATGTTGCGCTTGGTACCATGATTGTTTTTTAAAATACGTATCCATTTTAGCATCTTCCATAAAAATATAGCCATACCGTGCATATATTTCATTTTTCATTAGCATCAATTTCTTAGTGCTCATTTTTTCTATTTTGCTAACTTCTAATTTTTTAAATGAGGCTGTTTTGTACTTTCCAGGATAGCTGTTTTCAAATGTCATTTTTTTCCGCCTTCCAATTTCAAATTCACGACCATCAACTGAACTCGACCAAGGATTGTCAATTTTTAAGCTTTTGTGAGACTTTCCATTCTTATCGGTATAGATTACAAATTGTCCAGTATGTTGGTCGCTAGTGATTTTCCCTGTCTTGTCAATTTTAATGGTTTTCAAGTTTTTAAAATGGAATTTCCGAGTTCCTGTGTTTTTTTCCCAGTAGGTACTCTTTACTTGACCTATCAAGTTGTCGCCACAAAAGAATAAATTTAAGTCAGATTCACTTTTTCCTTCTCCAAAATGATAGGTTCCTTCATATGCAATTTCAAATTTTGGAACCCAGGGGGATATGCTAGATTCATTAATTTTTTGTCCTTCCCAATATTGTGCAAAAGCCAAATTGGAAATAAATAAGAGGACTGCAAATGGTTTCACAAGTAGGTTATTTAGTGGGTTAAATAGGGTGTGTATAAGCTGAGTTCAATTTTGAGATTGAACTTGCCGTTTGGTATATGTGAGTGTTTTAAAAACTAAATAATTTTACAAGTAGTTGAGTGTGGTTTTCTCAACTATTTTCTCTTAAATTGTATGGGTTCAGGACCGGCCATTAAATTAGCAATGACCTTCGTTTTTGGGAATTGTTCCAGTAGTATTTTGATAAACACGGTAATTGGAATACAAAGGATCATTCCGGGTACACCCCAAAGAAACCCCCAAAACATGAGCATCACCAAAATGGTAATCACATTAATAGAAAACGATTTGCCCATAAAGATAGGTTCTAAAACACCACCCATTATGAGCTGAACAAGCGTTATTATAAGAATAAAAAACAATAACATTCCTGTTGGGTCTAATTCTATAAAAGCAAATAAGGACAAGCAGACCACTGAAATCACAGAGCCTATCATTTGAACAAAATTAATTACAAACGCAAATAATCCCCAAAAAATAGGGAAACTTACATCAAAGGCATAGCAGGCAAGTGTAAAGCCTAAACCTGTAAATAAACTGATGATAAATTTAACTTTAATAAATTTTATCAGGTCTTTTTCAATTCGCATGAAAACCTTCACAGATGAAAATTGTTGACGAATCACAAGGTTGTGTAATATTTTCTGAATATTCAAGGATTCTGACAGCAGTAATATTGCAAAGAAAAAGGTCATCAAAGTCATTGTTGTGGTGGTACTAATTAAATCAATTGTGGAGCCAAATGTTTTACTTAAATCTATTTCCTGAATGTAATGTAGAATAAT from Formosa sp. Hel1_33_131 includes these protein-coding regions:
- a CDS encoding inorganic phosphate transporter — protein: MILIILFIAACFLAYSNGANDNFKGVATLFGSGTTNYKKAIAWATVTTFAGSIAAIFLAGKLVKNFSGKGLVPDTLIQSPEFAISIALGAALTVFIATKIGMPISTTHALVGALFGSGLVAVGTAFNFAKLGSTFLMPLIVSPLMAAILSLLAYLLFRKLRVALGVTKQSCICIGSEKIPVVKTVNTNEFLTVGSEPQKTIKILNEKECMETYSGEFIGINSQKMLDFAHYISAGIVSFARGLNDTPKIVGLLIVINTLDIKWGMSAVAITMALGGLLNAKKVGELMSKKITPMNSGQGFTANLITGLLVTTASIHGLPVSTTHVSVGSIFGIGTVTKKADFKVVKNILLSWLLTLPIAAILSATVYWILLNS
- a CDS encoding type 1 glutamine amidotransferase domain-containing protein, whose amino-acid sequence is MKLPHKSNVSRKAYNLKGYKAVIITTSQATLDKIDQKTATLLKVGKPTGVYASEMTEAYYTFLDAQMEVDISSIKGGKIPIEKLSLQPLVRTKEDRRFLKDPVFQEKVSHSKSISEINIEDYDIVFLSGGWGAAYDFAQSDKLGFIISQAYASKTVLGAVCHGALGFIGATKPDGSALVENVNITAVTNKQLKELMVGNTPKHPETELKNANANYEYKSGLIDMFKSHIVVDKKHLIVTGQNQKGGIEAAQSALVLLKQKISRKAND
- a CDS encoding DUF6090 family protein — encoded protein: MTKILRKARQKLVSENKVSNYIIYAIGEIILLVIGILIALQINNINEKNKTEEREQEYLISIKNELTNNLKIIELEKKKLTLSLEGQRNLVRLINREFHLLDEKKLSHLLNQAFSNEIVLNYENGVFTELLNSGGIIDISSKKIKNKISSWDGIMTNVRREEQEFHSIRQAIKNCILEHGDIRTLMDDEGLSEWAKAITSKKNNSNKLLLKSQHFENLLIIYLVTGSTLHEEIYVELEKNIHVLLEMVEKDLR
- a CDS encoding AI-2E family transporter is translated as MNERRTTNILLLIIAMPVVFYVLKLLSFIFIPLVFSMFIALLFWPLVRWLRKKNTPKTISILIVILIISVFIKMSVEVIQLSSQEILASQNNWIENAESKLKHLIFPVENYFGIERIEGKSIILHYIQEIDLSKTFGSTIDLISTTTTMTLMTFFFAILLLSESLNIQKILHNLVIRQQFSSVKVFMRIEKDLIKFIKVKFIISLFTGLGFTLACYAFDVSFPIFWGLFAFVINFVQMIGSVISVVCLSLFAFIELDPTGMLLFFILIITLVQLIMGGVLEPIFMGKSFSINVITILVMLMFWGFLWGVPGMILCIPITVFIKILLEQFPKTKVIANLMAGPEPIQFKRK
- a CDS encoding diphthine--ammonia ligase — protein: MTQKLKTYFNWSSGKDASLAFYHMQREGIYSIERLLTSINAHHDRVTMHGLRRELLEQQIKSIGIPVTTVELPEEPSMEDYNQIMSCTVMKLKSDGYSDCGFGDIYLEDLRIFREEKLKPFGIRCHFPLWKRDTKTIINEFIKLGFKAIVICIKSDLLDKSFVGREIDEDFINDLPKNVDPCGENGEFHTFCYDGPIFKKPIKFNIGDKILREYKAPKQDDQLTDNGTIGFWFCDLLPIAE
- a CDS encoding YARHG domain-containing protein, producing the protein MKPFAVLLFISNLAFAQYWEGQKINESSISPWVPKFEIAYEGTYHFGEGKSESDLNLFFCGDNLIGQVKSTYWEKNTGTRKFHFKNLKTIKIDKTGKITSDQHTGQFVIYTDKNGKSHKSLKIDNPWSSSVDGREFEIGRRKKMTFENSYPGKYKTASFKKLEVSKIEKMSTKKLMLMKNEIYARYGYIFMEDAKMDTYFKKQSWYQAQHENVDEFLTKIEFYNIRLIDEIK
- a CDS encoding glycoside hydrolase family 113: MKRKNVKQSQFRTLLQIAIAGFLIVFSIGFISSSDQSNDKQKGAHVFGSLNATNLQPFVKNNYNWITIVPYSGQKNEDSPNLVYHRGNRLELDRRDSVWSHQIQVAHALGLKVFLKPHIWMHNPSEGKWRSDIFPTNEDNWDLWQKNYRKFILFYAKIAKKNNVELFCIGTELSRLTAEKSEFWETLIKDIRHIYSGKLTYAANWRNEFEKITFWKDLDYIGIQAYFPLTKNTYPSVEQISEGWQKHLLSIEQVHKKYNRKILFTEMGYKSTADSAIKPWEWIENYSNPKDLVSYETQANCYKAFFSQVWDKDWFEGVHIWQLRSDYSESDSTLNLDFTPQGKLAEGVISKGFE